The nucleotide window TCGACACCTACCTGCGCCAGTACACCCGGACCGTCACCAGCATCGGTGAGGGCACCTTCCGGCTGGGCCGAGGGTGAGCGGGCTGAGCCGGGGGTGACTGTCGGGCCGCACCTCCCGGCGGAGGGGGTCCTGGGCGGTGCGGCCCGACAGATCAGGTGAACCGCCCGGGGGTGGGCGGATGGCCCAGGCTTACCGGACCGGCGGCCCCGAGTGCCATGACCGGTCCGCGGATGTTCGTTTCCGGGACGCCCGGCGCCATTCCCGTCCGTGGTTGTACAGTGACTCTCGGTTAGATCACGGGATGCGCTGGGGGCGTGGATGGCAGATTCCGCCGGGGATCCGGTGCGCACGTCGTCGGTGGTCACCGACCGGCCGGAGGTGGCCGGTCAGCTCATCGGCCAGATCTTCGCCCGCACCCGCCTGCATCTTGACGCCGCCGACCAGGACTTCCGGTTCCGGGTGGTCCGCGCGCAGGCCGGTGAGCTGGCCTGCGGCGTGCAGCAATGGGGTTTCACCGGCCGTTCGGTGTCCGAGCCGCTGAGTTCCTTCACCACCGTGCTGGTCACCGGCGGCTCGATGTGCCAGCAGCGGCCGGGCCTGTCCGACGTCCCGATCGGCCCGGGCGGGGTGTGGCGCAGCGACACCGAGCAGGCCACCCACGCCACCTGGTCGCCGCACTCCACGTTCGCCACCCTGCACCTGCCGCTGGCCGGCATCGCCGACGCGGCCGGGGCCCCGGCACAGGTGCGCTTCCTCGACAACGTGCCGGTCGACGCGACGGCCGGGCGCTACTGGGCCCAGCTGATGCGCACCGCCTACCGGGAGGCGATCGCCTCCGGGTCGTCGCTGGCCAGCCCGCTGATCCGGGCCCATCTGGTGCGCACCCTCACCACCGCGGCGCTCACGGTGTTCCCGAACACCGTGATGACCGGCGGGCACCCGCACCGGGAGGGGGCGGTCGGCCCGGCCACCCTGCGCCGGGCGGTGGCGCACATGCACGCGCACAGCGACCAGCCGCTCACCCTGACCCAGATCGCCGAGGCCGCCGGCATCAGCGCCCGCGCCCTCCAGAGTGCGTTCACCCGGCACCACGGGTGCACCCCGATGGGATACCTGCGCAGGATCCGGCTGGAGCGAGCGCACCGCGAGCTGGAGGCCGCCGACCCGGCCCACGGCGACACCGTGGCCGGCATCGCCCGGCGCTGGGGGTTCGGCAACCCGGGCCGCTTCGCCGCCGCCTATCGCCAGGCCTACGACGTGCACCCGCGCGCCACCCTGATCGGCTGAGGACTCGCGCATCTGAAAGAATCCAGGCGTGCTGGAGGAACTGGACACTTCGATACTCAACGACCGCCAGCGCCAGATTCTCGGTCTCATCCAGAAATCGGCTCTGCGGCACGGCTACTCGCCCTCCACCCGGGAGATCGCCGATGCGCTGGGCCTGCGCTCCACGTCCACCGTCAGCCGGCACCTGCGCCTGCTCGAAGAACTCGGCTTCCTGCGCCGGGGCCGCGCCACCCGCCCGGTCGACGTGCGGATGTTCCTGGCCGGCGAACCGGCGCCGCAGGCCGGTGCGGAGCCCGGCTCGATCGGTGTACCGGTGCTCGGCGACATCGCCGCCGGCACCCCGATCCCGGCGCTGGAGACCTCCGACGAGGTGCTCGCCCTGCCCCGCGACCTGGTCGGCCGGGGCACCCTGTTCGGCCTGCGGGTGCGCGGCGACTCGATGATCGACGCCGCGATCTGCGACGGCGACCTGGTGGTGGTCAAGCAGCAGCCGGACGCTTACAACGGTGACATCGTCGCCGCCATGATCGACGACGAGGCCACCGTCAAGGTGTTCCGCCGGCGCGACGGGCACGTGGTGCTGGAGCCCCGCAACCCGGCCTACCCGCAGATCGACGGCGACCACGCCGTCATCCTCGGCAAGGTGGTCACGGTGCTGCGCCGCACCTGATCCGCCGGCGGGTGACGTCAGAACGGCTCGGTGTCGGGGAACGGCCAGGCCCTGGCGTCGTCCCCGTCGTCCAGGCCCACCCGGAACGCGTTGAGTGCCCAGGCGCTCATCGAGAAGCTGCCCATGCAGCCGAGCAGGTCGATCAGCCCGCTCTGGCCGAACGCCGAGACCGCCTCGGCGAACAGCGGTTCCGGCAGGTGATGACGCACCAGCAGGGTCGTCATCACCCGGTGTGCCAGCTCGACGGCCGGATCGGTGAAGGCCGGGTCCTGGCCCGTGGCCAGCCGGTCCAGGCACTCCCGGGGCACGCCCCCGGCCACCGCGTCCTCGTAGTGCGCGTACCAGGCGAACGGCGAGCGGTGGTGACGTGCCACGACCAGCACGGTCAGTTCCCACAGGCCGGGCGGCAGGTGGGTGCGGTTGCGGCAGTAGTCGCCCAGGGGCTCCACCACCTCGGCGCAGTCCATGTTCTGCGACCAGATCCAGAACGGTGGCGGCGGGACGGTGCCCGGGCCCAGGATGCGGTCGCGCAGCGCGGAACCGCGGTCGTCGAGTTCGGTGACGTCGAGCTTGCGCATGGTTCTCCTGTCGGTGCGGATCAGACGAGGGCGTCGCGGCGGGCGACCGGGTCGACCCCGGTCACCACCACCGGAACGCGAATACTGGCGCCGGTGGCGGTGTCCCGGCGGAAGTGCTTGAGGAAGTCCCAGACCAGTGGGGCCTGCACCGCGGTCTGTACGTGCGGCAGCCCGACCCCGGTCACGAACCGCGCCACCGGCCGGCCCGCCTCGTCGAGGTAGTCGCCGAACAGCCACCGCACGTCTTCGAGCATCGTCGAGAACGTCCGGTGGAACGGCAGGCCGAAGGCCCGGGAGGTCTCGTCGTCGCCGGTCACCAGCCGCCGGGACTCCTCGAGCGTCACCGCGGTGAAGCCGGGGACGTGCACGATCTCGCGCATCCAGATGGAGAAGTTCTCCAGGTGCTCCGCGGCCTCCAGCGGGTAACGGTCACCGCCGTCCATGGTTCCGGCCACGGCGACGAACGGCAGACGGACGCCCGCGTTGCGCCGGTAGGACTCCGGGTCGCCGAACCAGCGGCCCTTGGCGAACAGGTTGCCCGCCGGGCAGGGGGCCACCGCGGCCAGCACGTCGGGGTACACGCACGCCAGCACGCCGGTGGCGTCCGACCCGGCCGAGAAACCGGTCGCGTAGATCCGCTCGCGGTCGACCGGATAGCCACGCCGCTCCAGTTCGCCCAGGATGCGCGGGAACTCGCGTTCCACGTCGTCGTTCGAGCGTCCACCGTTCCACGGGAAGACGGCGATGAGCTGCTCGCGCCCCACCAGGGCGCCGAACCCCGTCGTCTCGGCCTTGTTGATCGGGTCGCCGCCGCCGTGCGACACGTACACCAGGGGGTACAGCTGGGTGCTGTCCATCGTGGACGGCGCCAGAACGGCGTACTCACCGGGGGTTCCGGCGCCGAACACCTCCTTGTGCACGCCGCGGCGCGCCCAGTAGGCGATCACGTCGGGGTGCGTCCCGTCGTCCGGGTGCTCGCGGTAGGGCGCCTGCATCAGCTCGACGGCGCGGGCGGCCCGGGAGGTGTTCCAGGCGTCGTGGTCGAAACCCGGCAGGGCGAAGGCGAAGGCGTGGCCTCCGGCGGGCGGGCCGGTGGGCAGGTACTGAACCATGGGACAGTCCTTTCAGGCGCTGTTGCGCTCCAGTTCGATGTCTTCGAGCGATCTTCCGGTGGTGGCCGGCATGAAGAACCCGATCACCCCCATCACCGCGATCGCGGCGACCAGCACGGCCGAGATGACGGTGATGCCCGAGGCCGACAGCAGCACGGGCACCAGCAGCCCCCACAGCGAGGCGGTCACCCGGGCCGCGAAATAGGTGAAACCCTGTGCGCTGGAGCGCAGCATGGTCGGGAACAGCTCCTGCGAGAACAGCTTGTACATGCCCTCACCGGCCAGCCCGGCGCCGATGCCGAACGCCAGGGTGTTGAACACCACCGTGAACGCGCTGAACGGCAGCAGCAGGAAGGCCAGGTAGGCGGCGAGTTCCAGCACGACGCCGACGCTCCAGACGATGCGCCGGTGCCGCCCGGTGCGGTCGACGAACCGCATGAACACGAACGAGCCGATCATCGTGGAGGCGATGCTGACGGCCGAGAACATCACGCTCTGGGCCTGCGAGGCGATGCCGAGGGCACGGGTGATGTAAGGGGTGAACGTGCCCCCGGTGGAGGCCGGGATGACGAAGAGCACGAACAGCATCGCGGTCCAGACGAACGCCTTCAGGTTGGCACCGCGGAACAGCTGCGCGGCATCGGCCGAGATCCCGGACTCCACCGCCGTTCTCCAGCGCACCGACTCGGCCATGCCCTGCCGCATCGCCCAGGTGACGAGAGCGATCACCAGCAGCAGGGCGAACACGATCCGGGCCCCGGCCAGGCCCAGCGGTGACACGGCGAACGCGGTGAAGATGACCACCAGCGGCCCGATCGAGCTGGTCACCATGGTGAAACCGACCATCTTGCCGCGGATCCGGGCCGGTGCGGTCTCGCTGACCAGGGCCAGCGACGTCGGGATGTCGGCGCCCACACCGAGCCCCAGCACGGCCGCGCCGATCAGCAGCATCGCCGGGTTCTGCGAGGCGGCCACGATCAGCGCGCCGAGGGCGAACACCAGCAGGTCCCACTTGTAGATGCGCTTGCGGCCCAGCCGGTCGCCGAGCCGGCCGCCGATCAGCGCGCCGACACCGCAGCCCAGGCCCACCGGGCCGACGGCCACCAGCACGCCGAGCGTGGTGTCGGACAGACCGAAGCCGGTCTTGAACACGGCCAGGGTGGTGGCGGTCGCGCCCATGGCGCCGCCGTCGAGGAAGGAGGCCATGCTGGCCAGAATGATGACGAGCCACTGCTTTCCGGTCATCCGGTCCGGTGGGTCCTCGCCGGTGCCGGTTCTGCTGTCGCTGCCCAGGGGGAGGGGGTCGTGGATCTGCACGGGGGTGCCTCGTTTCGTCGTTGAAGCGGAGGTCCTGCGGGGGTCGTGGGGGAGAGAGATCAGCCGTTGCTCAGCCAGATGGCCTGTGCCGCGGTCAGTTCCAGGCGGGCGGCGGCCAGGGCCTGCCGCACGCGGTCGGGGGTGCCCGGGCCCACCGAGGCCCAGGTGCGGGGCCGGGCCAGCACCCAGGCCAGGGCGATCGACGAGGGGTCGGTGCCCAGCTGTGCGGCCAGCTCCCGGCAGCGCTGCCGGCGCTGCCGCGAGAGCGGCGCGTCGAACGGGCTGAGGACGCCGGTGTCCTCGTCCGGGCGGGCGAAGTAGCCACCGGCGTTCGCCGACCAGCTCAGCAGCGCCAGCCCGGCGGCGTCCACGGCGTCGAACAGCGGCCCGTCGCCCGGCAGCGTGCTGCCGTTGAACCTGGCCGGGTCGGGCACCGCGAGGCTGCGGTGGTAGCTGGCGAGCAGCTCGTGCCCGCGCTCACGCATCATCCCGGCGAGGGCCACCAGGCGCCCGGGCGGCCAGTTCGACGCTCCCACGGCACCGGCCCGGCCGGTCGAGACCAGGGCCGCGACGGTGTCGGCGATCTCCTCCACCGGGCGGGCCGGGTCGTCGTTGTGCAGGACGGCCACGCCGACGGTGTCCACACCGAGCACCTCGCGGGCCCGGTCCAGCTCGCGCCCGACCACCTCCGGCGACAGCGGCAGGTCGACGCCCCGGTCACCGTGGCCGATCTTGACCACGGTGTCGAGGGCGCCCGGCGACCGGGCCAGCCAGGCGCCGACGGCGGCCAGAGCGCGGCCGCCCAGGTAGCTGACGGCCGTCTCGACGAACCGGCCGCCGCCGGCGTGGAAGGCGTCGAGCCGCTCGCGGGTCAGCTGCTCCGGCTCCGCGCCGAAGGCGCCGCCCAGCACGATCCGGGGTGATCCCAGCACGGTGGCGGGGGACGATGGTGCGGCTTCGTTGCTCACACGAGGATGCTCCGGCCCCCGCCGGTGCCTGAGCAAACCTACTTTCACCAGGAGCGATGCAGGATCCGGAACGCTCCGGCGCGGGATGGCGAGGGATCAGGGATTCGCTGCGCCGGTGTGCGCCCGCACGAACTCCAGGAAGGTGCGCGCCGCCGGGGTCAGCGGCATCGAGCGTCTCCAGCACATCCGCACCCGGAACGTCTGCGCCGGGTGCAGGGGCACGTGCACCACGTGCGCCGCGGGCAGCTTGGCCAGGGTCCCGGCCTGGAGGATGCTGACGCCCAGGCCCTCGTGCACGAACTGCGCCACGGTGGTGCCCACGTCGGCGGAGAACAGGATGCCCGGCTCGAAGCCCGCCGCCCGGCAGATCCGCCGGATGGCCAGATCGCCCTGACTGCCGGTCCGGAACGAGATGAACGGCTCGTTCTCCAGGTCGGCCACCGCCACCTGACCGGCCCCGGCCAGCCGGTGCCCGTCCGGCAGCACCGCCTCGTAGCGGTCCTCGGCGATCACGACCTGCTCCAGGTCGGCGGCCGGTCCTGGGTCGTCGATCGTGATCATGAAGTGACACTCGCCGGCGTCGAGCTGCTCGCGCAGCTGGGCGGTGGCGTCACCGCGCTGTTCCTGCTGCACGACGATCTCCTGGTGCGCCACGCTGAACCGGGCCACCAGGTCGTTCACGTAGTAGCTGGAGGCCAGCACCACCGTCTGCCGGGTCTGCCGCAGGTCGTGGCTGACCTGCCGGCGGCAGTCCTGCCAGGTGCTCACCATCGTGCGGGCGTACGGCAGCACGGCCTCGCCGGCGGCGGTCAGCCGCACCCGCCGGGCGGTGCGCTCGAACACCTCGGCCCCCAGCTCGCGTTCCAGCGCCTGGATGTGCCGCGACAGCGACGACTCGCTGATCAGGAACCGCCCGGCGGTCTCGGCGTAGCTCAGGGTGCGGGCGAGGTCGATGAACTCGTCCAGGTGATCGATCTGCACCGAGCCTCCTTCGCCGTCGGGGGAGGCCCATCGTAGGGGCGGCCCGGCCGTCTAGTGCTTCACGTACGCCTGTTTCGGGTACCAGCCGGGCTCGCGCAGCGGGCTGTCCGGGGTGGGCCGGTCGGACACCAGGCGCCGGTTCAGGTGCTCGCCGTGCCGGCCGTGCCGGGCGTAGTGGTCGAGCAGCAGGTCGTGCCCGAGGTCGTTGTCCAGGTCGCGCCACACGGTGTGCACGTGCTGCCCGGCCGCCACCGCGTTGTCGGCCTCGACCAGCAGGTGCGCGGTGGACACCCGGTAGTAGTGGGCGGTGTCGGCGCCGGTGCCGCCGGCCCAGGCGAAGCGCAGTGTGGCGGGGTGCTCGCGCAGGACCTGCTCGCGGTACTGCGCGGTGATCTCCTCCGGGCCGGTGCCGACGT belongs to Kineosporia corallincola and includes:
- a CDS encoding LysR family transcriptional regulator, translated to MQIDHLDEFIDLARTLSYAETAGRFLISESSLSRHIQALERELGAEVFERTARRVRLTAAGEAVLPYARTMVSTWQDCRRQVSHDLRQTRQTVVLASSYYVNDLVARFSVAHQEIVVQQEQRGDATAQLREQLDAGECHFMITIDDPGPAADLEQVVIAEDRYEAVLPDGHRLAGAGQVAVADLENEPFISFRTGSQGDLAIRRICRAAGFEPGILFSADVGTTVAQFVHEGLGVSILQAGTLAKLPAAHVVHVPLHPAQTFRVRMCWRRSMPLTPAARTFLEFVRAHTGAANP
- a CDS encoding aldo/keto reductase — its product is MSNEAAPSSPATVLGSPRIVLGGAFGAEPEQLTRERLDAFHAGGGRFVETAVSYLGGRALAAVGAWLARSPGALDTVVKIGHGDRGVDLPLSPEVVGRELDRAREVLGVDTVGVAVLHNDDPARPVEEIADTVAALVSTGRAGAVGASNWPPGRLVALAGMMRERGHELLASYHRSLAVPDPARFNGSTLPGDGPLFDAVDAAGLALLSWSANAGGYFARPDEDTGVLSPFDAPLSRQRRQRCRELAAQLGTDPSSIALAWVLARPRTWASVGPGTPDRVRQALAAARLELTAAQAIWLSNG
- the lexA gene encoding transcriptional repressor LexA, whose product is MLEELDTSILNDRQRQILGLIQKSALRHGYSPSTREIADALGLRSTSTVSRHLRLLEELGFLRRGRATRPVDVRMFLAGEPAPQAGAEPGSIGVPVLGDIAAGTPIPALETSDEVLALPRDLVGRGTLFGLRVRGDSMIDAAICDGDLVVVKQQPDAYNGDIVAAMIDDEATVKVFRRRDGHVVLEPRNPAYPQIDGDHAVILGKVVTVLRRT
- a CDS encoding AraC family transcriptional regulator, producing MADSAGDPVRTSSVVTDRPEVAGQLIGQIFARTRLHLDAADQDFRFRVVRAQAGELACGVQQWGFTGRSVSEPLSSFTTVLVTGGSMCQQRPGLSDVPIGPGGVWRSDTEQATHATWSPHSTFATLHLPLAGIADAAGAPAQVRFLDNVPVDATAGRYWAQLMRTAYREAIASGSSLASPLIRAHLVRTLTTAALTVFPNTVMTGGHPHREGAVGPATLRRAVAHMHAHSDQPLTLTQIAEAAGISARALQSAFTRHHGCTPMGYLRRIRLERAHRELEAADPAHGDTVAGIARRWGFGNPGRFAAAYRQAYDVHPRATLIG
- a CDS encoding carboxymuconolactone decarboxylase family protein → MRKLDVTELDDRGSALRDRILGPGTVPPPPFWIWSQNMDCAEVVEPLGDYCRNRTHLPPGLWELTVLVVARHHRSPFAWYAHYEDAVAGGVPRECLDRLATGQDPAFTDPAVELAHRVMTTLLVRHHLPEPLFAEAVSAFGQSGLIDLLGCMGSFSMSAWALNAFRVGLDDGDDARAWPFPDTEPF
- a CDS encoding MFS transporter, which gives rise to MQIHDPLPLGSDSRTGTGEDPPDRMTGKQWLVIILASMASFLDGGAMGATATTLAVFKTGFGLSDTTLGVLVAVGPVGLGCGVGALIGGRLGDRLGRKRIYKWDLLVFALGALIVAASQNPAMLLIGAAVLGLGVGADIPTSLALVSETAPARIRGKMVGFTMVTSSIGPLVVIFTAFAVSPLGLAGARIVFALLLVIALVTWAMRQGMAESVRWRTAVESGISADAAQLFRGANLKAFVWTAMLFVLFVIPASTGGTFTPYITRALGIASQAQSVMFSAVSIASTMIGSFVFMRFVDRTGRHRRIVWSVGVVLELAAYLAFLLLPFSAFTVVFNTLAFGIGAGLAGEGMYKLFSQELFPTMLRSSAQGFTYFAARVTASLWGLLVPVLLSASGITVISAVLVAAIAVMGVIGFFMPATTGRSLEDIELERNSA